The following coding sequences lie in one Apium graveolens cultivar Ventura chromosome 3, ASM990537v1, whole genome shotgun sequence genomic window:
- the LOC141712933 gene encoding putative 4-hydroxy-4-methyl-2-oxoglutarate aldolase 2, translating to MALVTTAEVCDANPQLIVCGELRALQPIFQIYGRRQVFCGPVVTLKVFEDNVLVREFLEEKGNGRVLVVDGGGSQRCAILGGNPVVQAQNNGWAGIIVNGCVRDVDEIHGCDIGVRALASHPMKASKKGIGEKHVPVMVGGTRIFDGEWIYADTDGILVSKSELSV from the coding sequence ATGGCCTTAGTAACAACAGCTGAAGTCTGCGACGCAAACCCACAACTCATCGTGTGCGGCGAGCTCCGCGCACTCCAACCCATCTTCCAGATCTACGGCAGACGCCAAGTCTTTTGTGGGCCCGTCGTAACTCTCAAAGTCTTCGAAGATAACGTTCTTGTTCGTGAGTTTCTGGAAGAGAAAGGCAACGGTCGTGTTCTTGTTGTTGATGGTGGTGGTAGCCAACGTTGTGCAATCTTAGGTGGTAATCCAGTTGTTCAGGCCCAAAATAATGGGTGGGCTGGGATTATTGTTAATGGGTGTGTGAGAGATGTGGATGAGATTCATGGGTGTGATATTGGGGTGCGTGCTTTGGCTTCGCACCCGATGAAAGCTAGTAAGAAAGGGATTGGGGAGAAACATGTGCCTGTTATGGTGGGTGGAACTCGGATTTTTGATGGGGAGTGGATTTATGCTGATACTGACGGTATTCTTGTTTCCAAATCCGAGTTGTCGGTTTGA